A part of Helicobacter fennelliae genomic DNA contains:
- a CDS encoding ATP-grasp fold amidoligase family protein: MPIDDIQDKLFETNTCEFLPKIYGIYKNVEEIDFTHLPQSFVLKTNHDCGGVVLVQDKDEFLNNKKVFQESMDKLRKHLNTNYYTKTREWHYDNIEPRVFVEEMISDNGRDPATYKFHIFKSSQESYIQLTTDRFTNYKRIILDSNWNLAPFGFVYDNAKNDIPTKPKNLSMLQNIASILAQPFGYVRVDLYNANECIMVGELTFTHGGGTEKVVPNEWDTHLGNLWKYIYFSSCYAESKNDSK; encoded by the coding sequence ATGCCTATTGATGATATACAAGACAAACTCTTTGAGACAAATACTTGTGAGTTTTTGCCAAAGATTTATGGAATCTATAAGAATGTAGAAGAGATTGATTTTACACATCTTCCACAAAGCTTTGTTTTAAAAACAAATCATGATTGTGGAGGAGTAGTCTTAGTGCAAGATAAAGATGAGTTTTTAAATAATAAAAAAGTATTTCAAGAATCTATGGATAAATTAAGAAAACATTTAAATACAAATTATTATACAAAGACTAGAGAGTGGCATTATGATAATATAGAGCCTAGAGTATTTGTGGAGGAGATGATAAGTGATAATGGACGCGATCCAGCTACATATAAATTTCACATCTTCAAATCCTCTCAAGAAAGCTATATCCAGCTCACCACAGATAGATTTACAAACTACAAACGCATTATTTTAGATAGTAATTGGAATCTTGCCCCATTTGGCTTTGTGTATGACAATGCCAAAAATGACATACCCACAAAACCCAAAAATCTCTCTATGCTCCAAAACATAGCCTCTATCTTAGCGCAACCATTTGGATATGTGAGAGTTGATCTCTACAATGCTAATGAGTGCATTATGGTCGGAGAGCTAACCTTTACTCATGGTGGGGGAACTGAAAAAGTTGTGCCAAATGAATGGGATACACATCTTGGAAATCTATGGAAATATATCTATTTTTCATCTTGCTATGCGGAGAGTAAAAATGACTCCAAATAA
- a CDS encoding ammonium transporter, producing the protein MNAVNTSFVMLCALLVLLMTPALGMFYSGMVRTKNSLNTIMNCFIVFGVITLQWVIIGFSLAFGQDSGYGIVGNFSNFVLEGISGYNDAGVPNILFVTFQMMFALIASAIITGSLVGRVKLGVLVIFLIVWSTFVYDVLAHMIWSSDGFLLNRGGLDFAGGGVVHISSGVAGLVGALLVGARKDNPKNAQAHSIPYSFLGAILLFIGWLGFNAGSAGEVNDIAVNAFVVTILSAASGFLVWVLAEWAIHKRPTVLGSLCGLVAGLVAITPACGYVGIWQSIVIGGFGAMLCYMGLSYIKYKLKWDDSLDAFSLHGIGGVWGGIATGLFADSRINPLIKGENSAGDGLFVSGSFHLLLEQCLGIVICIGLSAVVSFVIFKIISLFTTLRVEDSAEEMGLDVALHGEEAYNLN; encoded by the coding sequence ATGAATGCTGTAAATACATCTTTTGTGATGTTGTGTGCGTTGCTTGTGTTGCTTATGACGCCTGCATTGGGAATGTTTTATTCAGGAATGGTGAGGACCAAAAATAGTCTCAATACCATTATGAATTGTTTTATCGTGTTTGGCGTGATTACGCTTCAGTGGGTTATTATAGGATTTTCACTTGCATTTGGGCAGGATTCTGGCTATGGCATTGTTGGGAATTTTTCAAATTTCGTCCTTGAGGGCATAAGTGGCTACAACGACGCTGGCGTGCCAAATATTTTGTTTGTAACTTTTCAGATGATGTTTGCGCTTATCGCTTCGGCTATTATCACTGGCTCTTTGGTAGGGCGGGTGAAGCTTGGGGTTTTGGTGATTTTTTTGATTGTGTGGAGCACGTTTGTGTATGATGTTTTGGCACATATGATTTGGAGTAGCGATGGGTTTTTACTTAATCGAGGAGGTTTGGATTTTGCTGGTGGCGGGGTCGTGCATATCAGCTCTGGGGTCGCTGGGCTTGTGGGAGCACTGCTTGTTGGCGCGAGAAAAGATAATCCCAAAAACGCTCAAGCGCACTCGATTCCGTATTCATTTTTGGGCGCGATTTTGCTTTTTATCGGCTGGCTTGGGTTTAACGCAGGAAGTGCGGGCGAGGTGAATGATATTGCCGTCAATGCTTTTGTTGTAACTATTTTGTCGGCAGCAAGTGGGTTTTTGGTTTGGGTGTTGGCAGAATGGGCTATCCATAAGCGACCAACGGTGTTAGGTAGCTTGTGTGGATTGGTCGCTGGGCTTGTGGCGATCACGCCTGCTTGTGGATATGTCGGAATCTGGCAAAGTATTGTAATCGGCGGATTTGGCGCGATGTTATGCTATATGGGATTAAGCTATATCAAATATAAACTCAAGTGGGACGATTCGCTTGATGCGTTTAGTTTGCATGGCATTGGAGGCGTTTGGGGAGGAATCGCCACAGGATTGTTTGCAGATTCTAGGATTAATCCACTCATCAAAGGCGAAAACTCTGCTGGCGATGGGCTGTTTGTGAGCGGATCGTTTCATTTGCTTCTTGAGCAATGCTTGGGAATTGTGATTTGTATCGGACTTTCGGCAGTTGTGAGCTTTGTGATTTTTAAAATTATTTCGTTATTTACAACTTTGCGAGTAGAAGATAGTGCAGAGGAAATGGGGCTTGATGTGGCTTTGCATGGTGAGGAGGCGTATAATCTCAACTAG
- a CDS encoding DUF1090 family protein: MTKFLIMACSAYMCYAGAICDFKIKSAQEGLEAFQASPKKDIQKIQKAKEELESLRKNCKDGEILQEVEENIKATKARLDLANHKLKEAYQSQDNHQIFQAKLQYKIAESEYISAKQEQLRFRDLLK; this comes from the coding sequence TTGACAAAGTTTTTGATCATGGCGTGTAGCGCGTATATGTGCTACGCTGGGGCGATTTGTGATTTCAAAATCAAAAGCGCACAAGAAGGCTTGGAGGCGTTTCAAGCCTCACCCAAAAAAGATATCCAAAAAATCCAAAAAGCCAAAGAAGAGCTTGAATCTTTGCGTAAAAATTGCAAAGATGGGGAGATTTTGCAAGAAGTCGAAGAAAACATCAAAGCTACAAAAGCTCGGCTTGATCTAGCAAATCACAAACTCAAAGAAGCCTATCAAAGCCAAGATAATCATCAGATTTTTCAAGCTAAACTTCAGTATAAAATTGCTGAGAGTGAGTATATATCTGCCAAGCAAGAGCAGTTGCGATTTAGGGATTTGCTTAAGTAG
- a CDS encoding FkbM family methyltransferase produces the protein METISLATLYVDDMMRDSVVDILQRNNAKEKLESLCRGLDNASKQCVYRICGRLLQAKNDNDNFCMNLTQEELQGLAKLHTEFYPNVINPLPNIYSYNGYFFPTNHISEHVLLNKHDMHLIENLDKLRQKDIIDVGGYIGDSAIVLQDFTDKSVHTFEATQTNYKLLLQTLQLNNATKIIPVNKGLGSKDEMLQIAVDGGCSSVITSTPQAQNLAIIEQTHIITLDSYTKENNIEVGFIKVDIEGFEMEFLKGAKETIARDKPAMLISIYHQGSDFFDIKPLIESWNLGYKFKIHKPIDHSIIAETALYCEVR, from the coding sequence ATGGAGACAATCTCACTAGCGACACTCTATGTCGATGATATGATGCGAGATTCTGTCGTTGATATACTTCAGAGAAACAATGCCAAAGAAAAACTAGAATCACTTTGTCGCGGGCTTGATAATGCAAGCAAGCAGTGCGTTTATCGGATATGCGGAAGACTTCTGCAAGCAAAAAACGATAATGACAATTTTTGTATGAATTTAACCCAAGAAGAGTTACAAGGGCTAGCAAAGCTCCACACAGAGTTTTACCCAAATGTCATCAATCCTCTTCCAAACATATATAGCTATAATGGATACTTTTTTCCGACCAATCACATTAGTGAGCATGTCCTACTCAACAAGCACGATATGCATCTCATCGAAAACCTCGATAAACTCCGCCAAAAAGACATCATCGATGTAGGCGGATATATAGGTGATAGCGCGATTGTTTTGCAGGATTTTACCGATAAAAGCGTCCATACCTTTGAAGCCACGCAAACAAACTATAAACTTTTGCTCCAAACACTACAACTCAACAATGCTACAAAAATAATCCCTGTCAATAAAGGCTTAGGCTCAAAAGATGAAATGCTTCAAATAGCCGTAGATGGCGGTTGCTCAAGTGTGATTACTTCCACACCTCAAGCACAAAATTTAGCCATCATTGAGCAAACCCACATCATCACACTTGATAGCTACACAAAAGAGAACAACATCGAAGTAGGCTTTATAAAAGTCGATATAGAGGGCTTTGAGATGGAATTCCTCAAAGGCGCAAAAGAGACGATCGCAAGAGACAAGCCCGCTATGCTTATTAGTATCTATCATCAAGGAAGTGATTTTTTTGACATCAAACCACTTATAGAATCTTGGAATCTAGGATATAAATTCAAAATCCACAAGCCAATCGATCATTCAATCATCGCAGAAACGGCACTTTATTGTGAAGTGAGATAG